A region of Jonquetella anthropi DSM 22815 DNA encodes the following proteins:
- the infB gene encoding translation initiation factor IF-2, with the protein MRVYELSRQMGISTKELLALLASLGIEVKNQLGSLDEATAERVIAAYESSKLKAEEKAEKAGEKKSEKHKAEISQKQAPAEEAKPAAQKPAAEPKPAQPAPQPTEKPKKESTPVRDVFVEKGSTIEDVAAALGVSAGEAVKRLISEGLMLPADRPADDEVLLVLGEAFGVNLDWAKPKEEEKKTTSMRPTLKGDKQVERSPIVTVMGHVDHGKTSTLDAIRKTRVTEREAGGITQHIGASHVTHNGKTIVFLDTPGHAAFTSMRARGAQVTDIAVLVVAADDGVMPQTVEAINHAKAAGVPIIVAINKMDKPSANPDQVKQQLGGYGLVAEDWGGDTPMVQISAKSGKNIDELLEMILLVAEMEELKADPTVSPEGVVIESRLDRGKGAMASVIVQQGTLHQGDVIVMESCWGKVRAMFNDAGKSVRSAGPSTAVEVLGMSAVPQPGEKFYRVESEKKVRDIFSAQEEQRRNVQNEPVKRMTLEDLYSQMGEGEKPVLSIVLKCDVQGTTEAIVGALEKLSTNEVSVALVHTGVGRISESDVMLASASNAVIIGFNVRPDTNVEKVAERENVQIRLYQVIYDIMDDVKAAMEGLLKPKITENRLGEAEIRADFRVPKVGRVAGCMVTDGTIKKNASVRLIRDGVVVWTGAIASLRRVKDEASEVKAGFECGMTFTNFQDFHVNDVVECYEVLEEKRTL; encoded by the coding sequence ATGCGAGTATATGAACTGTCCCGTCAGATGGGCATATCAACAAAAGAACTGTTGGCGCTGTTGGCGTCGTTGGGTATTGAGGTGAAAAATCAGCTGGGCTCGTTGGACGAGGCGACGGCTGAAAGGGTTATCGCCGCGTATGAGTCTTCTAAGCTCAAAGCGGAGGAAAAAGCGGAAAAGGCCGGAGAAAAGAAATCGGAAAAACACAAGGCAGAAATTTCTCAGAAACAGGCTCCGGCCGAGGAAGCAAAGCCGGCGGCTCAAAAGCCGGCCGCTGAACCGAAGCCGGCTCAGCCGGCCCCTCAGCCGACTGAAAAGCCCAAAAAGGAATCCACGCCTGTTCGGGACGTGTTTGTTGAAAAGGGCAGCACGATTGAAGACGTGGCTGCCGCTTTAGGCGTCTCTGCCGGCGAGGCGGTCAAGCGCCTGATCTCTGAAGGGCTCATGCTCCCGGCCGATCGGCCCGCTGACGACGAAGTCCTTCTGGTGCTCGGAGAGGCGTTCGGCGTGAACTTGGACTGGGCGAAGCCCAAGGAAGAAGAGAAGAAGACCACCAGCATGCGGCCGACGCTCAAAGGCGACAAGCAGGTCGAGCGGTCGCCGATCGTCACCGTGATGGGGCACGTTGACCACGGCAAGACGTCCACGCTGGATGCCATCCGGAAGACCCGGGTCACCGAGCGGGAGGCTGGCGGCATTACCCAGCATATCGGGGCGTCGCACGTCACCCACAACGGAAAGACCATCGTCTTTTTGGACACGCCGGGACACGCGGCCTTCACGTCCATGCGGGCCCGGGGCGCTCAGGTGACCGACATCGCCGTTCTGGTCGTGGCGGCCGACGACGGCGTCATGCCCCAGACCGTCGAAGCGATCAACCACGCGAAAGCGGCCGGCGTGCCGATCATCGTGGCTATCAACAAGATGGACAAGCCGAGCGCCAACCCGGATCAGGTGAAGCAGCAGCTGGGCGGCTACGGCCTTGTGGCGGAGGACTGGGGCGGCGACACGCCGATGGTTCAGATTTCCGCCAAGTCCGGCAAGAACATCGACGAACTGCTAGAGATGATCCTTCTCGTCGCCGAAATGGAAGAGCTCAAGGCGGATCCGACCGTCAGCCCTGAAGGCGTGGTTATCGAGTCTCGGCTCGACCGCGGCAAAGGGGCTATGGCATCGGTGATCGTCCAGCAGGGAACCCTGCACCAAGGCGACGTGATCGTCATGGAATCGTGCTGGGGCAAGGTCCGCGCCATGTTCAACGACGCGGGCAAGTCGGTTCGCTCGGCCGGTCCCTCCACGGCCGTTGAGGTGCTGGGCATGAGCGCGGTGCCTCAGCCGGGAGAGAAGTTCTACCGCGTCGAGTCCGAGAAAAAGGTCCGGGACATCTTCTCAGCTCAGGAAGAGCAGCGGAGAAACGTTCAGAACGAGCCGGTCAAGCGCATGACCCTCGAAGACCTGTACAGCCAGATGGGCGAAGGCGAAAAGCCTGTCCTGTCGATAGTGCTCAAGTGCGACGTGCAGGGGACGACCGAAGCCATCGTCGGGGCGCTGGAAAAACTTTCGACCAACGAAGTTTCTGTGGCGCTGGTTCATACCGGCGTCGGGCGGATTTCCGAGTCGGACGTCATGCTGGCGTCGGCTTCAAATGCCGTCATCATCGGATTTAACGTCAGACCTGACACCAACGTCGAAAAAGTGGCCGAGCGGGAAAACGTGCAGATACGACTTTATCAGGTCATTTACGACATCATGGACGACGTGAAAGCCGCCATGGAAGGTCTACTGAAGCCGAAGATCACCGAGAACCGGCTCGGCGAGGCCGAGATCAGAGCCGATTTCCGCGTGCCCAAGGTCGGCCGGGTGGCCGGCTGCATGGTGACCGACGGGACAATCAAAAAGAACGCCAGCGTTCGGCTCATCCGCGATGGCGTCGTCGTCTGGACCGGGGCGATCGCGTCGCTGCGGCGGGTCAAAGACGAGGCGTCAGAGGTCAAGGCAGGATTTGAGTGCGGCATGACCTTTACGAACTTCCAAGACTTCCACGTGAACGACGTCGTGGAGTGCTACGAAGTTCTTGAGGAAAAACGCACGCTCTAG
- a CDS encoding DHH family phosphoesterase has protein sequence MTLRRIVDALAGSGHWRLVSHFNPDGDTLGCCSALFSVGLALGKTVEWCGQSAVPARYAFLPHASEYHQANRLPDDGALNVFIDVSCADRGLPGRVDVNVDHHPDNGNFAGLNWVDPTASAAAELVWQIVKELIHPVPQEAAQALLTALVTDTGNFRFSSVTARTLSVGSELIASGAQPGWVDLQLNGQDRLEKLHLWGRCMSRAETLGNHCVLSWLDARDFAETGASEDETDELVNQLTRLKNADLVVLAYEQRDTVRCSVRSRGDWSAREFAGRWGGGGHHNAAGCRLPLPFDGALQKLKEALDDAERSAGRP, from the coding sequence ATGACCCTCCGCCGGATCGTCGATGCCTTGGCCGGCTCGGGGCATTGGCGTTTAGTGTCTCACTTTAACCCCGACGGTGACACGCTGGGGTGCTGCAGCGCGCTCTTTTCGGTCGGTCTTGCCCTCGGCAAGACCGTCGAATGGTGCGGCCAAAGCGCCGTGCCAGCCAGGTACGCTTTCTTGCCTCACGCGTCGGAGTACCATCAGGCAAACCGTTTGCCCGACGACGGCGCGCTAAACGTTTTTATTGACGTGAGCTGTGCCGACAGAGGCCTTCCCGGGCGAGTTGACGTGAACGTCGACCACCATCCGGACAACGGGAACTTCGCCGGGCTGAATTGGGTTGACCCGACGGCGTCTGCCGCGGCTGAACTGGTCTGGCAGATCGTGAAAGAACTCATTCACCCCGTCCCGCAGGAGGCCGCTCAGGCTCTCTTAACAGCGCTTGTGACGGACACGGGGAACTTCCGATTTTCCAGCGTGACGGCCAGAACGCTATCGGTCGGCTCCGAACTGATCGCTTCAGGCGCCCAGCCCGGGTGGGTCGATCTGCAGCTGAACGGACAGGACAGGCTGGAAAAACTTCACCTCTGGGGCCGATGCATGAGCCGGGCTGAAACGCTTGGAAACCACTGCGTCTTAAGCTGGCTTGACGCCCGCGATTTTGCCGAGACGGGCGCCAGTGAGGACGAGACTGACGAGCTGGTCAATCAGCTGACCCGGCTCAAGAACGCCGACCTCGTCGTCTTGGCCTACGAGCAGCGGGACACCGTTCGGTGCAGCGTCAGAAGTCGGGGCGATTGGTCGGCCAGAGAGTTTGCCGGCCGATGGGGCGGCGGTGGACATCACAACGCAGCCGGCTGCCGGCTGCCCCTGCCCTTTGACGGCGCACTGCAAAAATTGAAGGAGGCTTTGGACGATGCTGAACGGAGTGCTGGTCGTCCGTAA
- a CDS encoding transketolase: MSDLFGRRVNMRGFPYESLPADVVADLENAARVCRALAVAMTTRANSGHPAGSLSSMKMYMAAYGVANLTPDNAADLDRDYIAISHGHTSPAAYATLAYYGFVDGLDAVREFRRCGSLFQGHVERDVPGIDWSSGDLGQGLSAGAGFALAQTARKNKSRVYVLMGDGEQGKGQLAEARRLIAARNLPVTALVDANDIQISGRVEDVMPIHLRQIWEADGWQVIECDGDNFPSLYAGLRQASLSDRPTVLICRTTMGQGVSFMEDRPDYHGKAATGDLYRQAMDELKAPDLVAMANSSSVRTAGAKMDRPRPALNVGAPRVYKLGEKVDCRSGFGNALSDVGAATKENGGGPLLVFDCDLAGSVKTADFSKKFPEWFVQGGIQEHSTATAAGSSSIAGAASVFAGFGMFALVEAYNQQRLNDINETNLTLALTHVGLDVGEDGKTHQCIDYVALAANCFGWKLIVPADANQTDRALRWAVQEGGNVCLAMGRSKLPVLELDGRPAFEKPFVYGDVVRLREGKNGAILALGAMANQALEAAALLAQKGIQVSVYSVSCPLVCCDETLKEAFETGAVLTLEDHNARTGMGSLWLARASELGLTGRALRLGVTHYGMSGPSSDVYAQMELDGQSVAERFARLIR; this comes from the coding sequence ATGAGCGATTTGTTCGGGCGCAGAGTCAACATGAGAGGGTTCCCTTACGAAAGCCTGCCGGCTGACGTGGTGGCTGATCTGGAAAACGCGGCTCGGGTCTGCCGGGCGCTCGCGGTGGCGATGACGACGCGGGCGAACAGCGGACACCCGGCCGGGTCCCTGTCCAGCATGAAAATGTATATGGCCGCGTACGGCGTCGCGAACTTGACGCCGGACAACGCGGCGGACCTTGATCGGGATTACATCGCGATCAGTCACGGCCACACGTCCCCGGCCGCGTACGCGACGCTGGCGTACTACGGGTTTGTTGACGGTTTGGACGCCGTGCGGGAGTTCCGGCGCTGCGGATCACTCTTTCAGGGGCACGTGGAGCGGGACGTCCCCGGAATAGACTGGAGTTCCGGCGACCTTGGCCAAGGCCTTTCGGCCGGGGCCGGGTTCGCCTTGGCTCAAACGGCGCGGAAAAACAAGTCAAGAGTGTACGTCCTCATGGGCGACGGCGAGCAGGGCAAAGGCCAGCTGGCTGAGGCCCGTCGGCTGATCGCGGCAAGAAATCTGCCCGTGACGGCGCTGGTCGACGCCAACGACATTCAAATTTCCGGTCGGGTGGAAGACGTAATGCCGATTCACCTGCGGCAGATCTGGGAGGCCGACGGCTGGCAGGTCATCGAGTGCGACGGTGATAATTTCCCGTCCCTGTACGCTGGGCTTCGCCAGGCGTCGCTGTCCGATCGGCCGACGGTTTTAATCTGTCGCACCACCATGGGACAGGGCGTGTCGTTCATGGAAGACCGGCCGGATTACCACGGCAAGGCGGCTACCGGAGATCTGTACCGCCAAGCGATGGACGAACTGAAAGCGCCTGACTTGGTCGCCATGGCGAACAGCTCGTCCGTCCGGACGGCTGGGGCGAAAATGGACAGGCCTCGCCCGGCTTTGAACGTGGGGGCGCCGCGGGTCTACAAGCTGGGTGAAAAGGTCGACTGCCGTTCCGGGTTCGGCAACGCGCTGAGCGACGTCGGCGCGGCGACGAAGGAAAACGGCGGCGGTCCGCTTCTCGTGTTCGACTGTGATCTGGCCGGCTCGGTGAAAACCGCCGACTTCTCCAAAAAATTTCCCGAGTGGTTCGTCCAGGGCGGCATTCAGGAGCACTCGACCGCGACGGCCGCGGGCTCGTCGTCGATTGCCGGGGCGGCCTCTGTGTTCGCCGGGTTTGGCATGTTCGCCCTTGTGGAAGCCTATAACCAGCAGCGGCTCAACGACATCAACGAGACGAACCTGACCTTGGCGCTGACTCACGTGGGGCTGGACGTGGGCGAAGACGGAAAGACGCACCAGTGCATCGACTACGTGGCTCTGGCGGCGAACTGCTTCGGCTGGAAGCTGATCGTCCCAGCGGACGCGAACCAGACCGACCGGGCGCTGCGCTGGGCCGTTCAGGAAGGCGGCAACGTCTGCTTGGCTATGGGACGGAGCAAACTGCCGGTCCTGGAGTTGGACGGCCGACCGGCATTTGAGAAGCCGTTCGTTTACGGCGACGTCGTCCGTCTGCGAGAGGGGAAAAACGGGGCGATTCTCGCGCTCGGCGCCATGGCGAATCAGGCTCTCGAGGCGGCGGCGCTGCTGGCTCAAAAAGGGATTCAGGTGTCGGTCTACTCGGTGAGCTGCCCGTTGGTCTGCTGTGACGAAACGCTGAAAGAGGCGTTCGAGACCGGGGCGGTGCTGACGCTTGAAGACCACAACGCCCGAACCGGCATGGGAAGCTTGTGGCTGGCTCGGGCGAGCGAGCTGGGGCTGACCGGCCGAGCCCTTCGGCTTGGTGTGACCCACTACGGCATGTCGGGTCCCAGTTCGGACGTGTACGCTCAGATGGAACTTGACGGGCAGTCCGTCGCCGAAAGGTTCGCCCGGCTGATTCGATGA
- the ribF gene encoding riboflavin biosynthesis protein RibF — MIGVIGAFDGYHRGHQALFAAASKMSQQLEKPWRVVTFQPRPRTVLAGAETVLFTDAEMTKLDRWFGLLEPVKLSFDERLRSLPPEAFLEELLRSVHLDGVVVGQDFRFGYRRSGGEAELSRWCSAHRVWLDIVPSVQDPEGQTVSSTRLRKIVASGDVTGARRLLGYGWFASGTVENGQGRGKTLGFPTANMSLPGTKLRPADGVYAGAALVDGHAYAAAISVGINPTFGDVTERRVEAFLLDMEGDLYRRPVDLFFLQRLRPMIRFQNSDELSLQIGRDADRSRELFARLWPALPVPVAAC, encoded by the coding sequence ATGATCGGCGTCATTGGAGCCTTCGACGGGTATCATCGCGGACATCAGGCCCTTTTTGCCGCCGCGTCGAAGATGAGCCAGCAGCTTGAGAAACCGTGGCGCGTCGTCACCTTCCAGCCGAGGCCTCGAACCGTGCTGGCCGGAGCCGAAACGGTCTTGTTTACCGACGCGGAAATGACCAAGCTAGACCGGTGGTTCGGCCTTCTGGAGCCGGTCAAGCTTTCGTTTGACGAGCGGCTTCGCTCGCTGCCGCCGGAAGCGTTTTTGGAAGAACTTCTGCGGTCGGTTCACCTTGACGGGGTTGTGGTGGGGCAGGATTTTCGGTTCGGCTACCGCCGCAGCGGCGGTGAAGCCGAGCTGTCTCGGTGGTGCAGCGCTCACCGGGTTTGGCTTGACATTGTGCCGTCGGTTCAGGATCCCGAAGGGCAGACCGTCAGCAGCACCCGCCTGCGGAAGATCGTCGCCTCAGGCGACGTGACCGGAGCCCGACGGCTGCTTGGGTATGGGTGGTTCGCGTCCGGGACCGTCGAAAACGGCCAAGGCCGAGGGAAAACGCTCGGCTTCCCGACGGCGAACATGAGCCTGCCGGGAACGAAGCTCAGACCGGCTGACGGCGTTTACGCCGGCGCGGCGTTGGTTGACGGGCACGCCTACGCGGCTGCCATCTCGGTGGGAATAAACCCCACCTTTGGGGACGTGACGGAGCGGCGAGTCGAGGCGTTTCTGCTGGACATGGAAGGGGACCTGTACCGACGGCCGGTTGACCTGTTTTTCCTCCAACGCCTTCGCCCGATGATTCGGTTTCAAAACTCCGACGAGCTGTCGCTTCAAATTGGCCGCGACGCCGATCGATCCAGAGAACTCTTCGCGCGGCTGTGGCCGGCGCTTCCTGTGCCTGTTGCGGCTTGTTAA
- the relB gene encoding type II toxin-antitoxin system RelB family antitoxin — translation MSSITIRVTESEKAVLESFAAERRLTVSQLLRQSTLDRIEDEYGLAVYQEYLALKDKEYIPFDEAVKEWY, via the coding sequence ATGTCGAGTATTACAATCCGTGTAACCGAAAGCGAAAAGGCCGTCCTTGAGAGCTTTGCGGCCGAGCGGCGGCTCACCGTGTCGCAGCTGTTGCGCCAGAGCACTTTGGATCGGATTGAAGACGAGTATGGTCTCGCCGTTTACCAAGAATATCTTGCCCTGAAGGACAAAGAATATATTCCCTTTGATGAAGCCGTCAAAGAATGGTACTGA
- the truB gene encoding tRNA pseudouridine(55) synthase TruB, translating to MLNGVLVVRKPLGLRSTDCLRHLSRVLGRQQKIGHAGTLDSTASGALIVMLGRATRLSNFVMDLPKRYVASVQFGWETDTDDREGRPLGPETVPFLDDEKLSCALLSLLGTRLQVPPAVSAVKVAGERSHRLARGGYQVENAPRPVTVTSIRVIGSLEKSCRVLDVRCHRGTYVRSLARDLGRVTGWKAHLNGLERVSVGNFCAEGGLPPDEFSPQTVQRALHPVTAVARHYARVCVSQDVERRLLCGLPQRLDFLPKIKFGPVTGPVAVIGPSWLSLCRNERRDGMPMLSPLANVPLAKVVE from the coding sequence ATGCTGAACGGAGTGCTGGTCGTCCGTAAGCCTTTGGGACTGCGAAGCACCGACTGCCTGCGTCACCTGTCCCGCGTCCTCGGCCGCCAACAGAAAATCGGCCATGCTGGGACGCTCGACTCAACAGCCAGCGGCGCGCTGATCGTCATGCTCGGTCGGGCAACCCGGCTGAGCAATTTTGTCATGGACCTGCCGAAGCGATACGTCGCTTCGGTCCAATTTGGCTGGGAGACCGACACGGACGACCGGGAAGGCCGGCCGTTAGGCCCTGAGACCGTCCCGTTTCTGGACGATGAAAAGCTGAGCTGCGCCCTGCTGTCGCTCCTTGGCACCAGACTTCAGGTTCCCCCGGCGGTATCGGCGGTCAAAGTTGCCGGCGAACGGTCCCATCGGCTCGCCCGCGGAGGCTACCAAGTCGAAAACGCTCCCCGTCCTGTCACCGTCACGTCAATTCGCGTTATCGGCTCGTTGGAGAAAAGCTGCCGAGTTCTTGACGTGCGGTGTCATCGGGGCACCTACGTGCGAAGCTTGGCGCGCGATTTGGGGCGCGTTACCGGGTGGAAGGCGCACCTAAACGGATTGGAGCGGGTTTCTGTGGGAAACTTTTGTGCGGAGGGCGGGTTGCCGCCGGACGAATTTTCCCCTCAAACCGTGCAAAGGGCGCTTCACCCTGTGACGGCGGTCGCCCGCCATTACGCGAGAGTGTGCGTTTCCCAAGACGTGGAACGCCGGCTGCTTTGCGGGCTACCCCAGCGGCTTGATTTTTTGCCCAAAATTAAATTCGGTCCAGTCACAGGGCCTGTGGCAGTCATCGGGCCGAGTTGGCTGTCCCTGTGCCGAAACGAGCGGCGAGACGGCATGCCTATGTTGTCCCCGTTAGCCAACGTGCCGCTGGCGAAGGTCGTCGAATGA
- the yedE gene encoding YedE family putative selenium transporter codes for MNEKPSFLSSWAGPIITGLAIGILAPLLVLWGNPGNMGFCIACFERDIAGALGFHRAAVVQYIRPEVIGLILGALVAALAAGEFKPRAGSSPVVRFFLGFFAMIGALIFLGCPWRAMLRLAGGDWNAIVGIAGLVVGILVGIQCLNGGFSLGRSYPAPQEAKIGGFVLPVVALGLLALLLIAPKFGPEGAGPIFFSEKGPGSMHAPIVYSLIVALVVGFLCQKSRFCTIGAIRDLVIARDPHLFWGLVTLIVVAMGTNMYLGMFKPGFSGQPIAHTDGVWNFLGMVLAGLAFTLAGGCPGRQLIMAGEGDGDAAAFVIGMVFGAAASHNFGLASSGAGIGAHAPYAFGIGLLFCLIVGFAMRRQLRIEGGKQ; via the coding sequence ATGAATGAGAAACCGTCGTTTCTGTCGTCGTGGGCCGGCCCAATTATAACAGGTCTGGCAATCGGTATCCTCGCTCCTCTGCTGGTTCTTTGGGGCAACCCGGGCAACATGGGGTTCTGCATCGCCTGCTTTGAACGGGATATCGCTGGCGCTCTGGGCTTCCACCGCGCCGCGGTTGTTCAGTACATTCGACCTGAGGTCATCGGGCTGATTCTGGGCGCGTTGGTTGCCGCTCTGGCCGCCGGAGAGTTCAAACCCCGCGCCGGTTCGTCGCCTGTTGTTCGGTTCTTCTTAGGGTTCTTCGCCATGATCGGCGCCCTGATCTTCCTCGGCTGCCCGTGGCGCGCTATGCTTCGCTTGGCCGGCGGCGACTGGAACGCGATCGTCGGCATAGCCGGCTTAGTGGTCGGCATTCTGGTCGGTATCCAGTGCCTGAACGGCGGGTTCAGCCTCGGCCGTTCCTACCCAGCGCCTCAGGAAGCGAAAATCGGCGGGTTCGTCCTGCCGGTCGTCGCCCTCGGTCTGCTGGCGCTTCTCCTTATTGCGCCCAAGTTCGGCCCTGAGGGGGCCGGCCCGATCTTCTTCTCCGAAAAGGGCCCCGGCTCCATGCACGCGCCTATAGTTTACTCTCTGATTGTGGCTCTTGTCGTTGGTTTCCTCTGCCAGAAGAGCCGGTTCTGCACCATCGGAGCCATTCGTGACCTCGTCATCGCGCGGGATCCTCACCTATTCTGGGGGCTGGTGACCCTGATCGTCGTCGCCATGGGTACCAACATGTACTTGGGCATGTTCAAGCCCGGATTTTCCGGACAGCCCATCGCCCACACTGACGGCGTGTGGAACTTCCTCGGCATGGTGTTGGCCGGTCTGGCCTTCACACTGGCCGGCGGGTGCCCGGGCCGGCAGCTCATCATGGCCGGCGAGGGCGACGGCGACGCCGCCGCGTTCGTCATTGGCATGGTCTTCGGCGCGGCCGCGAGCCACAACTTCGGTCTGGCTTCCAGCGGCGCCGGCATTGGCGCTCACGCGCCCTATGCGTTCGGCATCGGTCTTCTGTTCTGCCTCATCGTGGGCTTCGCTATGCGCCGTCAGCTCCGCATTGAAGGAGGGAAGCAATAA
- the rbfA gene encoding 30S ribosome-binding factor RbfA, translating into MDRINSQLMREISRILMSDVKDEVASQAIVTSVDCSKDLKYAKVYYTALTARRKSLAEALEKVAGFVRKTLGSRLRYRTVPLLTFVFDETEEKARQMDTLLDQVVTDLPPEPEAEAPDGSNGEGK; encoded by the coding sequence ATGGACCGGATAAACAGTCAGCTGATGAGAGAAATATCGCGGATTTTGATGAGCGACGTTAAGGACGAAGTGGCCTCTCAGGCGATCGTCACGTCAGTCGACTGTTCCAAGGACCTGAAGTACGCCAAGGTGTATTACACGGCTCTGACCGCTCGCCGCAAAAGTCTGGCAGAGGCGCTCGAAAAAGTCGCCGGCTTTGTCCGAAAGACGCTGGGCAGTCGGCTGCGCTATCGGACGGTTCCGCTCCTTACGTTCGTCTTTGACGAGACCGAGGAGAAAGCCCGCCAGATGGATACTTTGCTCGATCAGGTTGTCACAGATCTGCCGCCGGAACCTGAGGCGGAAGCGCCTGACGGTTCGAATGGCGAGGGGAAATGA
- a CDS encoding translation initiation factor: MTKKRQDCSQAGAEDLSLGAAFGQLFPDGEQVSSAEDISFEPESPTGQGETLNLAGRRIRLGIQRVGRAGKTVTVVCGLPDGDAGQKAAKLLKKQLGCGASFQDGELILQGDQRERLRAELKALGASDVK, translated from the coding sequence ATGACGAAGAAGCGTCAGGACTGTTCTCAGGCCGGAGCTGAAGACCTTTCATTAGGAGCGGCCTTCGGCCAACTTTTCCCGGACGGCGAGCAGGTCAGTTCGGCCGAGGACATATCTTTTGAGCCGGAGTCTCCGACGGGACAGGGGGAGACGCTGAACCTTGCGGGGCGGCGTATCCGTCTGGGGATTCAGCGAGTTGGTCGGGCCGGCAAAACGGTGACTGTCGTTTGTGGTCTGCCTGACGGCGACGCCGGGCAGAAAGCGGCGAAGCTGCTGAAAAAACAGCTGGGGTGCGGCGCGTCGTTCCAAGACGGCGAGCTGATTCTGCAGGGAGACCAAAGGGAGCGACTCCGGGCCGAACTGAAGGCGCTGGGGGCTTCAGACGTGAAGTGA
- a CDS encoding sulfurtransferase TusA family protein — translation MTIDARGLSCPEPVVLTRRAVVSAPAEFQVIVDNETARGNVIRFATHSGYKLADERQESGDWFLAFRK, via the coding sequence ATGACTATCGACGCCAGAGGTCTTTCCTGCCCTGAACCGGTCGTCCTCACCCGCCGTGCCGTCGTCTCCGCGCCGGCGGAGTTTCAGGTCATCGTTGACAACGAGACCGCCCGCGGCAACGTGATTCGCTTTGCCACCCACAGCGGCTACAAACTGGCCGACGAGCGCCAGGAGTCCGGCGACTGGTTCCTCGCCTTCCGCAAATAA
- a CDS encoding DUF3343 domain-containing protein produces the protein MRCIATFDVTSMALMFEKACRAEGLSVRVIPVPRQISASCGLACSWPCDKESDVKDVCSRYQIDVAGWHELED, from the coding sequence TTGCGGTGCATTGCGACGTTCGACGTGACGAGTATGGCGCTGATGTTTGAAAAAGCGTGCCGCGCCGAGGGGCTGTCAGTCCGAGTTATTCCAGTGCCGCGGCAGATTTCAGCCAGCTGTGGGCTGGCGTGCAGTTGGCCCTGCGATAAAGAGTCGGACGTGAAGGACGTCTGCTCCCGCTACCAGATCGACGTGGCGGGCTGGCACGAGCTGGAGGACTAA
- a CDS encoding epoxyqueuosine reductase QueH encodes MIKAAKGRLLLHLCCAPCGTVGWTDLLAEGWDVTAFFWGANIHPYGEWVRRREAVVQLSKALDGPALLRPWAPEGWFAAVRGLEREPEGGARCEKCFALQLQAAADAARQGGFDALCTSLTSSRQKSPELINRLGRSIAERQGLYWEERIWRRNNGAARSAEICRRLGLYRQDYCGCLFSLASRRREGKIA; translated from the coding sequence ATGATTAAAGCGGCAAAAGGGAGACTTCTGCTTCACCTGTGCTGTGCGCCCTGCGGAACAGTCGGCTGGACCGACCTCTTGGCAGAGGGCTGGGACGTGACGGCGTTCTTCTGGGGGGCGAACATTCACCCGTACGGCGAATGGGTTCGCCGCCGGGAAGCGGTCGTCCAGCTGTCCAAAGCGCTAGACGGTCCGGCTCTGCTGCGCCCGTGGGCGCCTGAAGGGTGGTTTGCGGCAGTCCGCGGGTTGGAGCGGGAACCGGAAGGCGGCGCCCGGTGTGAAAAGTGTTTTGCCCTGCAACTTCAAGCGGCGGCTGACGCGGCCCGCCAGGGCGGCTTTGACGCGCTCTGCACGTCGCTGACGTCAAGCCGGCAGAAGTCGCCGGAGCTGATTAACCGACTGGGGAGAAGTATTGCCGAGCGGCAGGGTCTTTATTGGGAAGAGCGTATTTGGCGCCGGAACAACGGCGCGGCCCGTTCGGCCGAAATCTGCCGCCGATTAGGTCTGTACCGGCAGGATTACTGCGGCTGTCTTTTCAGTCTGGCGTCCCGGCGGAGAGAAGGGAAAATCGCATGA
- the rnpM gene encoding RNase P modulator RnpM: MKQTINPRSCVACRKTDQPENMIRVVRAPDGSVWIDRDGKGQGRGAYVCKDERCIVLTCKKKLLDKALRCSVPADVYVSLAAEAGTKTAGAGRTEDLLSLFGLARSGGNLTIGQDKIIEELKSGKRLAVFTASDASARFIESLRDRCRIVPVSADRERLGKALGLQSCQAVALEEDSGFARKAGDFLPEEGDVHIEHASI, from the coding sequence GTGAAGCAGACGATTAACCCCCGCAGCTGCGTCGCCTGCCGAAAAACGGACCAGCCGGAAAACATGATTCGGGTTGTCCGCGCTCCCGATGGGAGCGTCTGGATCGACCGGGACGGCAAAGGACAGGGCCGGGGTGCCTACGTCTGCAAAGACGAGCGCTGTATCGTCCTGACCTGTAAGAAAAAGTTGCTCGACAAAGCGCTTCGCTGTTCGGTCCCAGCTGACGTTTACGTCTCTCTAGCGGCCGAAGCCGGGACGAAAACGGCGGGCGCAGGCCGGACGGAGGACCTGCTTTCCCTGTTCGGCTTGGCGCGAAGCGGCGGAAACCTGACGATCGGTCAGGATAAAATTATTGAAGAACTCAAATCGGGCAAACGTCTCGCCGTCTTTACGGCCAGCGACGCGTCCGCCCGGTTTATTGAAAGCCTCAGAGACCGATGCCGGATCGTTCCGGTTTCAGCGGATCGGGAACGGCTGGGGAAAGCTCTGGGACTGCAAAGCTGTCAGGCGGTGGCTCTGGAAGAAGATTCGGGTTTTGCTCGGAAGGCGGGAGACTTCCTGCCGGAGGAAGGAGATGTGCATATCGAACATGCGAGTATATGA